A stretch of the Dyella telluris genome encodes the following:
- a CDS encoding LysR substrate-binding domain-containing protein: MTLTQLRYLVAIADAGLNITLAAERVHATQPGLSKLLRQLEDELGFQLFHRKGRSLHAITHAGSHVLERARVILAEAANIRSIAANLRNESRGTLRIATTHTQARFALPSAVAALSRSYPQVSVHLQPVSDSDVMSLLDGGLVDLAIVSTAAGAPPPNGIALPAYRWSRTVVVPKNHPLAKQKQAPTLEQLAAHPLISYDSSLKPESSLIRAFQSAGLDPQIVMTASDADLIKTYVREGLGVGVLAEMAFQPSVDTDLRQLGADNLFAGCTTWIVLRRESVLREYALDFISVFAPHLERRAVSRALTSGGAGTSQWPGVPHWRDRQVPLKVAEPMVEAQ; this comes from the coding sequence ATGACGCTGACCCAACTTCGCTATCTCGTCGCCATCGCTGATGCCGGCCTGAACATCACGCTGGCCGCCGAGCGGGTGCACGCCACCCAGCCGGGGCTGAGCAAACTGCTGCGTCAGCTGGAAGACGAACTCGGCTTCCAGCTATTCCATCGCAAGGGCCGCAGCCTGCACGCGATTACCCATGCTGGCAGCCACGTGCTCGAACGCGCGCGCGTCATCCTGGCCGAAGCGGCCAACATCCGCTCGATCGCCGCGAACCTGCGCAACGAATCGCGCGGCACGCTGCGCATCGCCACCACGCACACGCAGGCGCGCTTTGCCCTGCCTTCCGCCGTGGCCGCGCTCAGCCGCAGCTACCCGCAAGTCAGCGTGCACCTGCAGCCGGTGAGCGATTCCGATGTAATGTCCCTGCTGGATGGCGGTCTTGTGGACCTTGCCATTGTCAGCACAGCGGCCGGCGCGCCGCCGCCAAACGGCATCGCCCTGCCCGCTTACCGCTGGAGCCGCACGGTGGTGGTGCCGAAGAATCACCCCCTGGCCAAGCAGAAGCAGGCGCCGACGCTGGAACAACTGGCCGCGCACCCGCTGATCAGCTACGACTCATCGCTGAAGCCGGAGTCCTCGCTGATCCGTGCTTTCCAGAGCGCGGGTCTGGATCCGCAAATCGTGATGACTGCCAGCGATGCCGACCTCATCAAGACCTATGTACGCGAGGGGCTGGGTGTCGGAGTACTCGCCGAGATGGCCTTCCAGCCCAGCGTCGACACCGACCTTCGCCAGCTGGGCGCCGACAACCTGTTTGCGGGGTGCACCACCTGGATCGTGCTGCGCAGGGAAAGCGTGTTGCGCGAATACGCCCTCGACTTCATCAGCGTGTTTGCGCCGCATCTGGAGCGGCGTGCGGTGAGTCGTGCGCTGACGTCCGGTGGTGCGGGGACGTCGCAATGGCCGGGGGTGCCGCATTGGCGGGATCGGCAGGTGCCGCTGAAAGTGGCGGAGCCGATGGTGGAGGCGCAGTAG
- a CDS encoding winged helix-turn-helix transcriptional regulator, translated as MGLPVRKSKVAPPPGCPLSEVLGLLRGAWAPNVIWQLSGEPRRFGELRHDIPRISARVLSARLRELETRGLVMRRVLDTSPPSAEYSLTPLGRELLPAIDSLACVGKKLLDEWEASQRKVSRRSARTTRDARGEIDASR; from the coding sequence ATGGGCCTGCCCGTACGCAAAAGCAAAGTCGCCCCGCCTCCCGGCTGCCCTCTCAGCGAAGTCCTGGGCCTGTTGCGTGGTGCCTGGGCACCCAACGTCATCTGGCAGCTCAGCGGCGAACCCCGCCGCTTCGGCGAGTTGCGTCACGATATCCCCCGCATCTCCGCACGCGTGCTGAGTGCACGCCTGCGCGAACTGGAAACGCGTGGACTGGTGATGCGACGCGTGCTCGATACGTCACCGCCGTCTGCCGAGTACTCATTGACACCGCTGGGCCGCGAGCTGTTGCCGGCCATTGATTCGCTGGCGTGCGTGGGGAAAAAGTTGCTGGATGAGTGGGAGGCGAGTCAGCGGAAAGTGTCGCGCAGATCAGCGAGAACGACCCGCGATGCCAGGGGCGAAATCGACGCTTCGCGTTGA
- a CDS encoding DUF2884 family protein, translating to MSFRHLPCVLALAVLTAGCNGSLDDTQVFGGNTDIINSHITLHDQVVTIKADGVPHATVNPQGQFAVDGHEIAVSDAQRAQLQRYNAAALKMHADAVAVGKAGAETASKALGTVAGKMTGAESSEETRQKMDAAAADVRLAVSKICDDLVEMKSVQDELSGQMEAFKPYGQALTDTTIEKCRSSAKH from the coding sequence ATGTCGTTCCGCCACCTCCCCTGCGTGCTTGCGCTGGCCGTGCTCACCGCCGGATGCAACGGCTCCCTGGACGACACCCAGGTGTTTGGCGGCAACACCGACATCATCAACAGCCACATCACCCTGCACGACCAGGTCGTCACCATCAAGGCAGACGGCGTACCCCATGCCACGGTGAACCCGCAGGGTCAGTTCGCCGTGGACGGCCACGAGATTGCCGTGAGCGATGCCCAGCGCGCGCAGCTGCAGCGCTACAACGCCGCGGCGCTGAAAATGCACGCGGACGCCGTGGCGGTCGGCAAGGCCGGCGCCGAAACCGCATCCAAGGCACTGGGCACCGTTGCCGGCAAGATGACCGGCGCGGAGAGTTCCGAGGAAACCCGGCAGAAGATGGACGCCGCAGCCGCGGATGTGCGCCTGGCCGTATCGAAGATCTGCGATGACCTGGTCGAGATGAAGTCGGTGCAGGACGAGCTGTCCGGCCAGATGGAAGCGTTCAAGCCCTACGGGCAAGCGTTGACCGACACCACCATCGAGAAGTGCCGAAGCAGTGCGAAGCACTGA
- the purB gene encoding adenylosuccinate lyase, with protein sequence MSSHALTALSPLDGRYASKVETLRPIFSEFGLMHRRVHVEIEWLLALAADKGIVELPAFTADQVAKLKGISADFSVDDGARIKTIEATTNHDVKAVEYFIKERIGNDASLAQAKEFVHFACTSEDINNLSYALMLRDARDQVLLPAFDGIIAKLRELAHANAGLPMLSRTHGQTASPSTLGKELANVVARLERQRKQLAAVEIPGKINGAVGNYNAHAITYPELDWRGFSQRFVESLGLDYNAYTTQIEPHDGVAEYCDVVRRANIILIDLARDVWGYISLGYFKQALKAGEVGSSTMPHKVNPIDFENAEGNFGLANALLGHFAEKLPISRWQRDLTDSTVLRALGTAFGHTMVALESLKKGLGKLTVNADRLAADLDASWEVLAEAVQTVMRRYGLPEPYEQLKALTRGQGITKDSMREFITGLDLPADARQRLLDLTPGGYIGLAEPLAKNI encoded by the coding sequence ATGTCCTCCCATGCCCTGACCGCCCTGTCGCCGCTGGACGGCCGTTACGCCAGCAAGGTCGAAACGCTGCGCCCGATCTTCAGCGAGTTCGGCCTGATGCACCGTCGCGTGCACGTGGAAATCGAGTGGCTGCTGGCCCTGGCCGCGGACAAGGGCATCGTGGAGCTGCCCGCCTTTACCGCCGACCAGGTGGCGAAGCTCAAGGGCATCTCGGCCGACTTCAGCGTGGATGACGGCGCGCGCATCAAGACCATCGAAGCCACCACCAATCACGATGTGAAAGCGGTGGAGTATTTCATCAAGGAACGCATCGGCAACGACGCCTCGCTCGCGCAGGCCAAGGAGTTCGTGCATTTCGCCTGCACCAGCGAGGACATCAACAATCTGTCCTACGCACTGATGCTGCGCGATGCGCGCGACCAGGTGCTGCTGCCGGCCTTCGACGGCATCATCGCCAAGCTGCGCGAGCTGGCCCATGCCAACGCCGGCCTGCCGATGCTGTCGCGCACGCACGGCCAGACGGCTTCGCCGAGTACGCTGGGCAAGGAGCTGGCCAACGTGGTGGCCCGCCTGGAGCGCCAGCGCAAGCAGCTCGCCGCGGTGGAAATCCCAGGCAAGATCAATGGCGCCGTGGGCAACTACAACGCGCACGCCATCACCTATCCGGAACTCGACTGGCGTGGTTTCTCGCAGCGCTTCGTGGAAAGCCTGGGCCTGGATTACAACGCCTACACCACGCAGATCGAGCCGCATGACGGCGTGGCCGAGTACTGCGACGTGGTGCGCCGCGCCAACATCATCCTGATCGACCTGGCGCGCGACGTCTGGGGCTACATCTCGCTGGGCTACTTCAAGCAGGCGCTGAAGGCCGGCGAAGTCGGTTCGTCGACCATGCCGCACAAGGTCAACCCGATCGACTTTGAAAATGCCGAAGGCAACTTCGGCCTGGCCAACGCCCTGCTCGGCCACTTCGCCGAGAAGCTGCCGATCAGCCGCTGGCAGCGCGACCTGACCGACTCCACCGTGCTGCGTGCGCTGGGCACGGCGTTCGGCCACACCATGGTGGCGCTGGAATCGCTGAAGAAGGGCCTGGGCAAGCTCACGGTGAACGCCGACCGTCTCGCTGCCGATCTGGACGCCAGCTGGGAAGTGCTGGCCGAAGCCGTGCAGACGGTGATGCGCCGTTATGGCCTTCCGGAGCCGTACGAGCAGCTGAAGGCCCTTACCCGCGGCCAGGGCATCACCAAGGATTCGATGCGCGAGTTCATCACCGGCCTGGACCTGCCGGCCGATGCCAGGCAGCGCCTGCTCGACCTGACGCCGGGCGGCTATATCGGCCTCGCCGAGCCGCTGGCCAAGAACATCTGA
- the cysG gene encoding siroheme synthase CysG, whose protein sequence is MKLYPLFADLSGRQVLVVGGGVVGERKAAVLLEAGARVAVGAPDLTPALLVWAEQGRVQWLRGAFDESWLDEAWLVVAATSDQALHQRIAALAEARRVFVNVVDDAEQSSFHVPAVIDRSPVTIAISSGGHAPMLARLLRERLETLIDPVVGPVATLLAQMRHRIRARLPDMALRRRFYERLLNGPVQSLLRRGQWALAEASTERLLDATEAKPAGSVVLLGAGPGDPGLLTLRGLRALNEADVILHDRLVSVEVLALARRDAERIEVAKQAGNHHTTQAQINALMLEHASAGRRVVRLKGGDPFVFGRGGEELEFLRSHGIPYEVVPGITAALACAAYAGIPLTHREYAQSVRLVTAHCQNSNDTLDWRALAQERQTLAVYMGTSELPVIRSRLLEHGRSAGTPFALVENGSRPEQRVVTGTLANLVEQASLHDVRSPALLIIGEVASLASTLSWFGSPPVGTVPGQPPAQSKAAAA, encoded by the coding sequence ATGAAGCTCTACCCCTTGTTTGCCGATCTTTCCGGCCGCCAGGTACTGGTGGTGGGCGGCGGCGTGGTGGGCGAGCGTAAGGCTGCCGTATTGCTGGAAGCCGGCGCGCGGGTGGCGGTGGGGGCGCCCGACCTCACCCCCGCGTTGCTGGTCTGGGCGGAACAAGGCCGCGTGCAATGGTTGCGCGGTGCGTTCGACGAGAGCTGGCTGGACGAGGCATGGCTGGTCGTGGCGGCCACCTCTGACCAGGCACTGCATCAGCGCATTGCCGCGCTGGCCGAGGCGCGGCGTGTGTTTGTCAACGTGGTGGACGATGCGGAGCAATCGAGCTTCCACGTGCCTGCCGTGATTGATCGCTCCCCCGTCACCATCGCCATTTCCAGTGGCGGTCACGCCCCGATGCTCGCGCGCCTGCTGCGCGAGCGGCTGGAAACCCTGATCGATCCGGTGGTTGGCCCCGTGGCTACTTTGCTGGCGCAGATGCGCCACCGCATCCGCGCGCGCCTGCCGGATATGGCCTTGCGGCGCCGGTTCTACGAGCGCCTGTTGAATGGCCCCGTGCAGAGCCTGCTGCGTCGCGGCCAGTGGGCCCTGGCGGAAGCATCGACCGAGCGCCTGCTGGATGCCACGGAAGCAAAGCCTGCAGGTTCGGTGGTACTGCTGGGTGCGGGTCCGGGCGATCCGGGCCTGCTCACGTTGCGCGGACTGCGTGCGCTGAACGAGGCCGACGTGATACTGCACGATCGCCTGGTCAGCGTGGAGGTGCTGGCGCTGGCACGCCGCGATGCCGAGCGCATCGAGGTGGCCAAACAGGCCGGTAACCATCACACCACGCAGGCGCAGATCAACGCACTGATGCTTGAACACGCCAGCGCCGGGCGTCGCGTGGTGCGCCTGAAGGGCGGTGATCCGTTCGTGTTCGGGCGGGGCGGCGAAGAGCTGGAGTTCCTGCGCAGCCACGGCATTCCCTATGAGGTGGTGCCAGGCATCACGGCCGCCCTGGCCTGCGCCGCGTATGCAGGCATCCCGCTGACCCATCGCGAGTACGCCCAATCCGTGCGGCTGGTGACGGCCCATTGCCAGAACTCCAACGACACGCTGGACTGGCGCGCGCTGGCACAGGAGCGCCAGACCCTGGCCGTCTACATGGGCACCAGCGAGCTGCCGGTGATCCGTAGCCGACTGCTGGAACACGGTCGTTCGGCCGGCACCCCGTTTGCGCTGGTGGAAAACGGCTCACGCCCGGAGCAGCGGGTGGTGACCGGCACGCTGGCCAACCTGGTGGAACAGGCCAGCCTGCACGATGTCAGGTCGCCCGCGCTACTGATCATCGGTGAAGTGGCCAGCCTGGCGTCCACTCTGTCATGGTTCGGCAGCCCGCCCGTGGGCACCGTGCCGGGGCAGCCGCCCGCGCAGTCGAAGGCGGCCGCGGCTTGA
- the gstA gene encoding glutathione transferase GstA yields the protein MKLYYAAGACSLSPHIVALEAGIPVELEKVDTKAKRTASGEDYLKINPKGYVPALKLDNGELLTEGPAIVQYLADLKPESSLAPANGTTERYRLQEVLGYINSELHKTYSPLFKAETPDATREERKEYLRKRYALLDQHLAAHEWLVGDHFTAADAYLFTVTNWAQHVNVDLSGFPAILAFQKRVAERPNVQAALKAEGLLKAA from the coding sequence ATGAAGCTCTATTACGCCGCGGGCGCCTGCTCGCTGTCGCCGCATATCGTTGCGCTGGAAGCAGGTATCCCGGTGGAACTGGAAAAGGTCGATACCAAGGCCAAGCGCACGGCGAGTGGTGAGGACTACCTGAAGATCAACCCCAAAGGCTACGTGCCGGCACTGAAGCTCGACAACGGCGAGCTGCTGACCGAAGGCCCCGCCATCGTGCAGTACCTGGCGGATCTCAAGCCCGAAAGCAGCCTCGCGCCCGCCAATGGCACCACCGAGCGTTACCGCCTGCAGGAAGTGCTCGGCTACATCAACTCCGAATTGCACAAGACTTACTCGCCGCTGTTCAAGGCGGAAACGCCCGATGCGACGCGCGAGGAGCGCAAGGAATACCTGCGCAAGCGCTACGCCTTGCTCGACCAGCACCTGGCCGCGCACGAGTGGCTGGTCGGCGATCATTTCACCGCGGCGGATGCCTATCTGTTCACGGTGACCAACTGGGCGCAGCACGTGAACGTCGATCTCTCCGGTTTCCCGGCGATCCTGGCGTTCCAGAAGCGCGTGGCCGAGCGCCCGAACGTGCAGGCGGCGCTGAAGGCGGAAGGCCTGCTCAAGGCTGCCTGA
- a CDS encoding ABC transporter ATP-binding protein, which produces MNAVVTAHGLTKTYKNALALNDVSFRIESGRIVGLIGPNGAGKTTALKAILGLTDFKGDLSVLGFDPRTQRDKLMEQVCFIADVAVLPRWIRVSEAVDFVANVHPRFNRAKCEAFLARTKLTPNQRVKQMSKGMIVQLHLALVMAIDARLLVLDEPTLGLDILYRKQFYQSLLEDYFDENKTIIVTTHQVEEIEHILTDLMFIRDGKIVLDADMDAVGERFAEVMVSSDKAAAARSLKPLDERQVFGKSIFLFDGADRATLESMGEVRRPTVSDLFVATMKGTYA; this is translated from the coding sequence ATGAACGCGGTTGTGACGGCCCATGGCCTCACCAAGACGTACAAGAATGCGCTGGCGCTGAACGACGTGAGCTTCCGCATCGAGTCCGGCCGCATCGTGGGGCTGATTGGCCCCAACGGCGCCGGCAAGACCACGGCGCTCAAGGCCATCCTGGGCCTGACCGATTTCAAGGGTGACCTGAGCGTGCTGGGCTTTGACCCGCGCACCCAGCGCGACAAGCTGATGGAACAGGTGTGCTTCATCGCCGACGTGGCGGTGCTGCCCCGCTGGATCCGGGTGAGCGAGGCCGTCGATTTCGTGGCCAACGTGCATCCGCGCTTCAATCGCGCCAAGTGCGAGGCTTTCCTCGCCCGTACCAAGCTCACGCCCAACCAGCGCGTGAAGCAGATGTCCAAGGGCATGATCGTGCAGCTGCACCTGGCGCTGGTGATGGCGATCGACGCCCGCCTGCTGGTGCTGGACGAACCCACGCTGGGCCTGGACATCCTGTATCGCAAGCAGTTCTACCAGAGCCTGCTGGAAGATTATTTCGACGAGAACAAGACCATCATCGTCACCACGCACCAGGTGGAAGAGATCGAACACATCCTTACCGACCTGATGTTCATCCGGGACGGCAAGATCGTGCTGGATGCCGACATGGACGCCGTGGGCGAGCGATTCGCCGAAGTGATGGTGAGTTCCGACAAGGCAGCCGCAGCGCGCAGCCTCAAGCCGCTGGACGAACGCCAGGTGTTCGGCAAGAGCATCTTCCTGTTCGACGGTGCGGACCGCGCCACGCTGGAAAGCATGGGCGAAGTCCGTCGCCCGACCGTCAGCGACCTGTTTGTCGCCACCATGAAGGGGACCTACGCATGA
- the cysK gene encoding cysteine synthase A, with product MIYDSILDTIGNTPIVRLHRLAPKHVTVYAKVEAFNPAGSVKDRLAYAIIIDAEQRGVLKPGQTVVEATSGNTGVALAAVCAARGYPFVAVMTETFSIERRKLMRAYGAKVVLTAAAERGTGMVRKAKELADKHGWFLASQFENPANPAYHRNTTAPEILRDFAGKRLDYFVTGWGTGGTLTGVGEVLKVARPEVKIIASEPAGASLLSGKEWAPHKIQGWTPDFVPGVLNRAVADQIVPVDDVLARDTSRALAQKEGIFVGISAGATVAAALQVAKDAPEGAVLLAMLPDTGERYLSTFLLEGVNEGSDEVE from the coding sequence ATGATTTACGACAGCATCCTCGACACCATTGGCAACACGCCCATCGTGCGCCTGCATCGCCTGGCGCCGAAGCACGTGACGGTGTATGCCAAGGTGGAGGCGTTCAACCCGGCGGGTTCGGTCAAGGATCGTCTGGCTTACGCCATCATCATCGATGCCGAACAGCGCGGCGTGCTCAAGCCGGGCCAGACGGTGGTGGAAGCCACCTCCGGCAACACCGGCGTGGCCCTGGCGGCAGTCTGTGCCGCGCGTGGCTATCCTTTCGTGGCCGTGATGACGGAAACCTTCTCCATCGAGCGCCGCAAGCTGATGCGCGCCTACGGCGCCAAGGTGGTGCTGACGGCGGCAGCCGAGCGTGGCACCGGCATGGTGCGCAAGGCGAAGGAGCTGGCCGACAAGCACGGCTGGTTCCTGGCCAGCCAGTTCGAGAACCCGGCCAACCCTGCGTATCACCGCAATACCACCGCACCGGAAATCCTGCGTGATTTCGCCGGCAAGCGACTGGATTATTTCGTCACCGGCTGGGGCACGGGCGGCACGCTCACCGGTGTGGGCGAGGTGCTTAAGGTGGCGCGCCCGGAAGTGAAGATCATCGCCAGTGAACCGGCCGGTGCGTCGTTGCTGTCGGGCAAGGAGTGGGCGCCGCACAAGATCCAGGGCTGGACGCCGGATTTCGTGCCGGGCGTGCTCAATCGCGCGGTGGCCGACCAGATCGTGCCGGTGGACGATGTGCTGGCGCGCGATACGTCGCGGGCGCTGGCGCAGAAGGAAGGCATTTTCGTGGGTATTTCGGCGGGTGCCACGGTGGCGGCAGCGCTGCAGGTGGCCAAGGATGCGCCGGAGGGGGCGGTGTTGCTGGCGATGTTGCCGGATACGGGTGAGCGGTATCTGTCGACGTTCTTGCTTGAGGGTGTGAATGAGGGTTCGGACGAGGTGGAGTGA
- a CDS encoding ABC-2 transporter permease: MKTFYWLMKREFWEHRGGFLWAPVVTGGIFLVLNIMAIIAAEVLSANHGVQIGGNDIGMMLRHADAGDWAQVGAAADVAMISSMGLIGIVMGMVVLFYCLGSLYDDRRDRSVLFWKSLPVSNTSTVLSKVASAALVAPVIAVVVSVICGLLQLMLFAIVLSFHGVNAWQLLTLAHPLRAIVSLISNVPLYALWAMPAIGWLMLCSSGARSKPFLWAVAVPVVLGLLVSWFGIMGQFNRPTAWFWGNVVQRVLLSVFPGSALIFDKHGLESMGDLEQNNPLAAISPAHTYGLLASPNLWIGVVAGAALIAGAIWFRRVRDDS; the protein is encoded by the coding sequence ATGAAAACCTTCTACTGGCTCATGAAGCGTGAATTCTGGGAACACCGCGGTGGCTTCCTGTGGGCGCCGGTGGTGACCGGCGGCATCTTCCTGGTCCTGAACATCATGGCCATCATCGCGGCCGAGGTGCTCAGCGCCAATCACGGCGTGCAGATCGGCGGCAACGACATTGGCATGATGTTGCGCCACGCCGATGCCGGCGACTGGGCACAGGTGGGCGCGGCGGCGGATGTCGCCATGATTTCCTCGATGGGCCTGATCGGCATCGTCATGGGCATGGTGGTGCTGTTCTACTGCCTCGGCTCGCTCTATGACGACCGCCGTGACCGCAGCGTGCTTTTCTGGAAGTCCCTGCCGGTGTCCAACACCAGCACGGTGCTCTCCAAGGTAGCCAGCGCAGCGCTCGTGGCACCGGTGATCGCCGTGGTGGTCAGCGTCATCTGCGGGCTGCTGCAACTGATGCTGTTCGCCATCGTGCTGTCCTTCCACGGCGTCAACGCCTGGCAACTGCTCACCCTCGCCCACCCCCTGCGCGCCATCGTTTCGCTGATCAGCAACGTACCGCTGTATGCCCTGTGGGCGATGCCCGCCATCGGCTGGCTGATGCTCTGCTCGTCCGGCGCACGCAGCAAGCCCTTCCTGTGGGCGGTGGCGGTGCCGGTGGTGCTGGGTCTGCTGGTCAGCTGGTTCGGCATCATGGGTCAGTTCAACCGTCCCACGGCGTGGTTCTGGGGCAATGTGGTGCAGCGTGTGCTGCTCAGCGTCTTCCCCGGCTCGGCCCTGATTTTCGACAAGCACGGCCTGGAAAGCATGGGCGACCTGGAGCAGAACAACCCGCTGGCCGCCATCTCCCCGGCCCACACCTACGGCCTGCTCGCTTCGCCCAACCTGTGGATTGGTGTGGTCGCCGGTGCAGCGCTTATCGCTGGCGCCATCTGGTTCCGCCGGGTCCGCGACGACAGCTGA
- a CDS encoding class II fumarate hydratase, with amino-acid sequence MSQFRIEHDSMGELKVPSKALYGAQTQRAVDNFPISGMHLPRAFIRALGLIKAAAADANFLLGYLKKTQAHAIRKAALSVAQGEYDDQFPIDVFQTGSGTSTNMNANEVIAHLASRGGGKVHPNDHVNYGQSSNDVIPTAIHVSATLTTSEQLLPALKHLKRTIERRARQLRNVPKTGRTHLMDAMPVTFGQELSGWAAQIGSAIERIEDSLTRMRRLPLGGTAVGTGINADPKFGASVALELKKLTGVRFDSADNFFEGMAGQDAAVELSGQLKALAVALMKIANDLRWMNSGPLAGLGEIELPALQPGSSIMPGKVNPVIPEATAMVAAQVIGNDAAITIAGQSGNFQLNVMLPLIAHNLLQSIGILSNVSVLLADKAIAGFKVNTARVKEALDKNPILVTALNPVIGYEKGAATAKQAYKEKRPIMDVALETTGLPKADLQKLLDPMALTKGGIHGGGGGGG; translated from the coding sequence ATGAGCCAGTTTCGCATCGAGCACGACAGCATGGGTGAACTCAAAGTGCCGTCCAAGGCGCTCTACGGCGCCCAGACGCAACGCGCCGTGGACAATTTCCCCATCTCCGGCATGCACCTGCCGCGTGCCTTCATCCGCGCCCTGGGCCTGATCAAGGCTGCGGCGGCGGACGCGAATTTCCTGCTGGGGTATCTGAAGAAAACCCAGGCGCATGCCATCCGCAAGGCGGCGCTGTCGGTGGCGCAGGGCGAGTATGACGACCAGTTTCCCATCGACGTGTTCCAGACCGGTTCGGGCACCAGCACCAACATGAACGCGAACGAGGTGATTGCCCATCTCGCCAGTCGCGGGGGCGGCAAGGTGCATCCCAACGATCACGTCAATTACGGGCAGAGCTCCAATGACGTGATCCCCACGGCCATCCACGTGAGCGCCACGCTCACCACCAGCGAGCAGCTGCTGCCAGCGCTGAAGCACCTCAAGCGCACCATCGAGCGGCGCGCGCGTCAGTTGCGCAATGTGCCCAAGACGGGGCGCACGCACCTGATGGATGCCATGCCGGTGACGTTCGGGCAGGAGCTGTCGGGTTGGGCGGCGCAGATCGGCTCGGCCATCGAGCGCATCGAGGACAGCCTCACCCGCATGCGTCGCCTGCCGCTGGGCGGCACGGCCGTGGGCACGGGCATCAATGCCGACCCCAAGTTCGGTGCGTCGGTGGCGCTCGAACTGAAGAAGCTCACCGGCGTGCGCTTCGATTCGGCGGACAATTTCTTCGAAGGCATGGCCGGGCAGGACGCCGCGGTGGAGTTGTCGGGCCAGCTCAAGGCGCTTGCCGTGGCGCTGATGAAGATCGCCAACGACCTTCGCTGGATGAATTCCGGTCCGCTTGCCGGGCTGGGCGAGATCGAGCTGCCGGCGCTGCAGCCGGGTTCGTCGATCATGCCGGGCAAGGTGAATCCGGTCATTCCGGAGGCGACTGCCATGGTCGCTGCGCAGGTCATCGGCAATGACGCGGCCATCACCATCGCCGGCCAGTCCGGCAACTTCCAGCTCAACGTGATGCTGCCGCTGATCGCGCACAACCTGCTGCAGTCCATCGGCATCCTGTCCAATGTCAGTGTGCTGCTGGCCGACAAGGCCATCGCCGGTTTCAAGGTGAACACGGCGCGGGTGAAAGAGGCGCTGGACAAGAACCCCATCCTGGTCACCGCGCTCAATCCGGTGATCGGTTACGAGAAGGGCGCGGCCACGGCCAAGCAGGCGTACAAGGAAAAGCGTCCGATCATGGACGTGGCGCTGGAAACGACCGGATTGCCGAAGGCCGACCTGCAGAAGCTGCTCGATCCGATGGCGCTCACCAAGGGCGGCATCCATGGTGGTGGAGGCGGTGGCGGCTAG
- a CDS encoding GntR family transcriptional regulator, with translation MTITWNDSVPIYRQLRERVVAMILDGALNEGDPLPSVRQVAADFQINPLTVSKAYQELVDDQLVEKRRGLGMFVIDGAREALLKSERERFLREEWPSLFARLQRLGLDLKTLLREAPESPAGPEGSQS, from the coding sequence ATGACCATCACCTGGAACGACAGCGTCCCGATCTACCGCCAGCTCCGCGAACGCGTGGTGGCGATGATTCTGGACGGCGCCTTGAACGAGGGCGACCCGCTGCCGTCAGTACGCCAGGTTGCTGCGGATTTCCAGATCAATCCGCTCACCGTGTCCAAGGCGTACCAGGAACTGGTCGACGATCAACTGGTGGAGAAAAGGAGGGGGTTGGGCATGTTCGTCATCGATGGAGCGAGGGAAGCACTGCTCAAGTCCGAGCGCGAGCGGTTCCTGCGCGAAGAATGGCCTTCGCTGTTCGCCAGGCTGCAGCGCCTCGGGCTGGACCTGAAAACCCTGTTGCGCGAAGCACCGGAATCCCCGGCCGGCCCGGAAGGGAGCCAATCATGA